The Novosphingobium kaempferiae genome includes a window with the following:
- a CDS encoding carboxymuconolactone decarboxylase family protein, translating to MPEPITGTYSFDAPARMAQTVADGPRYAPLTLEEVSPEGMEQVKVIRAAFSIPESRPFPDVSLITLRHPGMFKGQMVLGIELAKGVIPARDRELAVLRLAWLARAPFEWSEHVDIGKAFGLTVEEIDRVTEGSSAPGWTAHESAILRGVEELLSDHCMSDATWDTLAQSWDEKQMLEYPMLVGSYLMTALQQNSLKIQPKGGFDYR from the coding sequence ATGCCCGAACCGATCACCGGCACCTACAGCTTCGATGCCCCGGCCCGCATGGCGCAGACCGTCGCCGACGGCCCCCGCTACGCCCCGCTCACGCTGGAGGAGGTCAGCCCCGAGGGCATGGAGCAGGTCAAGGTGATCCGCGCCGCGTTCTCCATCCCCGAAAGCCGCCCCTTCCCCGACGTCAGCCTCATCACCCTGCGCCACCCGGGGATGTTCAAGGGGCAGATGGTGCTCGGCATCGAACTGGCGAAGGGCGTCATCCCCGCCCGCGACCGCGAACTGGCGGTGCTGCGCCTCGCCTGGCTCGCCCGCGCACCGTTCGAGTGGAGCGAGCACGTCGACATCGGCAAGGCGTTCGGCCTCACGGTGGAGGAGATCGACCGCGTGACCGAGGGCTCCTCCGCACCCGGCTGGACCGCGCACGAATCGGCGATCCTGCGCGGCGTGGAGGAACTGCTGTCCGACCACTGCATGAGCGACGCGACGTGGGACACGCTGGCGCAAAGCTGGGACGAGAAGCAAATGCTGGAATATCCGATGCTGGTCGGTTCCTACCTGATGACCGCGCTCCAGCAGAACTCGCTCAAGATCCAGCCGAAGGGCGGGTTTGACTACAGGTGA
- a CDS encoding sulfotransferase family protein, with translation MEPATDLMAAAQAATGLSDFGDDNFREGLERLVTALNTEARLNAVGEHALRDRIGLHLRQRLMVEDWYSRHPEIEGEEIRAPLFGVSLPRTGSSALSYLLSSDPNVRYLRVWESSQPCPPPSTVEGPDPRRGSSASAADETLKGGSRTPSGIDGAMECQDLMALDFRSQIFQAFAHIPSYSQWLLEASLNDTYTYHKRTLKLLQWGQPARPWRLKAPTHMLYLDALDAAYPDARFVMTHRDPTDVMLSVATVYADIIGKFTDHVDHGYIGDLNVGCWSEAMTRAIAFRERGQDHRFFDIHFTAMQADPVGEVRRLYAWLGEEVSPAFAQAMADWWAGNSKAERMAKPDPAAFGLDPAAVRARFTDYLQHMDRALSNHAA, from the coding sequence ATGGAACCAGCCACCGACCTGATGGCCGCAGCGCAGGCCGCGACGGGGCTTTCCGACTTCGGCGACGATAATTTCCGCGAGGGCCTGGAACGGCTGGTCACGGCGCTCAATACCGAGGCGCGGCTCAATGCCGTGGGCGAACATGCGCTGCGCGACCGCATCGGGCTGCACTTGCGCCAGCGGCTGATGGTGGAGGACTGGTACTCCCGCCACCCCGAGATCGAGGGCGAGGAAATCCGTGCGCCCCTGTTCGGCGTCAGCCTGCCGCGCACGGGTTCATCGGCGCTGTCCTACCTCCTCTCCAGCGATCCGAACGTCAGATATCTGCGAGTCTGGGAGAGTTCGCAGCCCTGCCCGCCGCCCTCCACGGTCGAAGGACCGGACCCGCGCCGGGGCTCCAGCGCCAGCGCCGCCGACGAAACCCTCAAGGGCGGCAGCCGCACGCCGAGCGGGATCGACGGCGCGATGGAGTGTCAGGATCTCATGGCGCTCGATTTCCGCAGCCAGATCTTCCAGGCCTTCGCGCATATCCCCAGCTACTCGCAATGGCTGCTGGAGGCGTCACTGAACGACACCTACACCTACCACAAGCGCACCCTGAAGCTCCTTCAGTGGGGTCAACCGGCACGTCCATGGCGGCTGAAGGCGCCGACGCACATGCTCTATCTCGATGCGCTCGACGCCGCCTATCCCGACGCCCGCTTCGTCATGACGCACCGCGATCCGACCGACGTGATGCTGTCGGTCGCGACCGTCTACGCGGACATCATCGGCAAGTTCACCGACCATGTCGACCACGGCTACATCGGCGACCTGAACGTCGGCTGCTGGTCCGAGGCGATGACCCGCGCCATCGCCTTTCGCGAGCGGGGGCAGGACCACCGCTTCTTCGACATCCACTTCACCGCCATGCAGGCCGACCCGGTGGGCGAGGTGCGCCGCCTCTACGCCTGGCTGGGCGAGGAGGTCTCGCCCGCGTTCGCGCAGGCCATGGCCGACTGGTGGGCGGGCAACAGCAAGGCCGAGCGCATGGCCAAGCCCGACCCCGCCGCCTTCGGGCTCGACCCCGCAGCCGTGCGCGCCCGCTTCACCGATTACCTGCAACACATGGACCGCGCCCTCAGCAATCACGCGGCCTGA